In one window of Drosophila innubila isolate TH190305 chromosome 2L unlocalized genomic scaffold, UK_Dinn_1.0 4_B_2L, whole genome shotgun sequence DNA:
- the LOC117781735 gene encoding esterase E4, producing MTCLLNHVVLLVVQLVLVVLAQEPRNEDPVVSTTLGRIQGTRMDSFSGKTIYAFRGIPYAEPPIRDLRFEPPKPIHSWADTVLMATSDSLVCPQTGITLLMSEDCLKLNVFTKNLTGKQPVIVYIHGGANVLGSGHSSYEAGPQYLLEHDVVLVAFNYRLGALGFLTGGNYGYLDQIMALEWVQAHIANFGGDPDLVTIMGMSAGSMAVSLHLVSPLSKGLFHRAILMSGSATNHYSIHNEFWTRLLARQVACPMYNAFDMTECLRNVTWKRIIEVCSQWEQYKFVNMKWNYETDNYFLPMPPSVLINKGEFNKVPLLVSFTANELDYTTLAQMDNDLLLHDIYENFDEYAPEFFLFDYNPLKSRRIKEFYFGQKQELSADNIEKFGNIFSDSIIGHGVHRLVDLARKHTKVYYSRMDYVGQRSLSAPLKEDKSPVGVGHADDLQYVMSGLWYGTLLDKNHKDVFMMERLTEWYTHFAKNGYPMPDEKSWTPCNSTSIKMLYNDRTIKMGPPAYVSRYAVWDQLFPKPTGKGTAIVASRYLLVLALALAMFSRGLL from the exons ATGACTTGCCTACTAAATCATgtggtgctgctggtggtgcagCTGGTACTGGTGGTGCTAGCCCAAGAGCCGCGCAATGAGGATCCGGTGGTGAGCACAACCTTGGGACGCATTCAAGGCACACGAATGGACAGTTTCAGTGGTAAGACGATCTATGCTTTTCGTGGAATACCCTACGCTGAACCACCGATCCGTGATCTACGCTTCGAGCCACCTAAACCCATTCATTCCTGGGCCGATACTGTCCTCATGGCCACCTCAGATTCCCTGGTGTGTCCACAGACTGGGATTACTCTGCTGATGAGCGAGGATTGTCTGAAGTTGaatgttttcaccaagaatTTAACTGGAAAGCAGCCGGTTATAGTTTACATACACGGTGGTGCCAATGTGCTGGGAAGTGGTCACAGCAGCTACGAGGCGGGTCCACAGTATCTTCTAGAACACGATGTGGTGCTGGTGGCCTTCAATTATCGCCTAGGCGCCTTGGGTTTCCTTACCGGCGGCAACTATGGCTATCTGGATCAGATAATGGCCCTGGAGTGGGTTCAAGCACACATTGCCAATTTTGGTGGAGATCCCGACCTGGTCACCATTATGGGCATGAGTGCCGGCTCCATGGCTGTCAGTCTCCACTTGGTTTCCCCTCTCTCAAAGGGTTTATTCCATCGCGCCATACTGATGAGTGGCTCGGCAACAAATCATTACAGTATACACAATGAGTTCTGGACACGTTTGTTGGCCCGCCAGGTGGCATGCCCCATGTACAATGCCTTCGACATGACCGAGTGTCTCCGCAATGTCACCTGGAAACGCATCATCGAGGTCTGCAGTCAATGGGAGCAGTACAAATTTGTCAATATGAAGTGGAACTATGAGACCGATAATTACTTTCTACCCATGCCTCCAAGTGTCCTCATCAACAAGGGAGAGTTCAACAAGGTGCCCTTGTTGGTCAGCTTTACCGCCAACGAACTGGACTACACAACGTTGG CCCAAATGGACAATGATCTCCTGCTGCACGACATCTATGAAAACTTTGATGAGTACGCTCCCGAGTTCTTCCTTTTCGACTATAATCCTTTGAAGAGCAGACGCATtaaagagttttattttggtCAAAAACAGGAGCTAAGTGCGGATAATATAGAGAAATTTGGAAACATTTTCTCCGATAGCATCATAGGACATGGTGTCCATCGTCTAGTTGACTTGGCAAGAAAACACACCAAGGTTTATTATTCCAGAATGGACTATGTGGGTCAGAGGAGTCTCTCGGCTCCCTTGAAGGAGGATAAATCCCCAGTGGGAGTTGGGCATGCGGATGATCTGCAGTATGTTATGTCCGGCTTGTGGTATGGCACACTTCTGGACAAGAATCATAAGGATGTCTTTATGATGGAACGCCTCACCGAGTGGTATACACATTTCGCAAAGAATGG TTACCCCATGCCGGACGAAAAAAGTTGGACACCCTGTAATTCGACGAGCATAAAAATGCTCTACAACGACAGGACTATCAAAATGGGTCCTCCGGCTTATGTCAGTCGGTATGCCGTGTGGGATCAATTGTTTCCCAAGCCAACTGGCAAAGGAACTGCCATTGTTGCCTCAAGGTATCTACTCGTTTTGGCCTTGGCTCTGGCCATGTTCAGCCGTGGATTATTGTAG